The Microbacterium paraoxydans genome includes a window with the following:
- a CDS encoding Fe-S cluster assembly protein HesB, translated as MLTLTDNATAIVSTLVSRQNDAPAAGLRIHTADAQDDSGAARLAVAVTADPEPADQVVELSGTRLFLDEAAASALDDKVLDAGVDDEGSVSFAVLPQVA; from the coding sequence GTGCTCACCCTCACCGACAACGCCACCGCCATCGTGTCGACCCTTGTGAGTCGACAGAACGACGCGCCGGCCGCCGGGCTGCGCATCCACACCGCCGATGCGCAGGACGATTCGGGCGCGGCCCGGCTCGCCGTCGCCGTGACCGCCGACCCGGAGCCCGCCGATCAGGTCGTCGAGCTGTCGGGCACGCGCCTGTTCCTCGACGAGGCCGCCGCCTCCGCGCTCGACGACAAGGTCCTCGACGCGGGCGTGGACGACGAGGGCTCCGTGTCCTTCGCCGTGCTCCCTCAGGTCGCCTGA
- a CDS encoding GNAT family N-acetyltransferase has protein sequence MVIAPLTAADAGEVLTIQRAAFVSEAAIYGSVDMPPLTQTLAEMEAELTSERGLGARIDGRLVGAIRFVEDDDLLLIGRIAIAPDMQGEGIGRKLLEAAEQASDARESELFTGSLSEANIRLYESCGYEERERVPQGDGTAQVFLRKRLRG, from the coding sequence GTGGTCATCGCCCCTCTGACCGCGGCGGATGCCGGCGAAGTGCTCACGATCCAACGGGCGGCCTTCGTGTCGGAGGCGGCGATCTACGGGAGCGTCGACATGCCGCCGTTGACCCAGACGCTCGCCGAGATGGAGGCCGAGCTCACCTCGGAGCGCGGCCTGGGTGCCCGGATCGACGGCCGCCTGGTCGGAGCCATCCGGTTCGTCGAGGACGACGACCTGCTCCTGATCGGACGGATCGCGATCGCCCCCGACATGCAGGGCGAGGGCATCGGGCGAAAGCTCCTCGAGGCGGCGGAGCAGGCCTCCGACGCCCGCGAGTCCGAGCTCTTCACCGGAAGCCTCAGCGAGGCGAACATCCGGCTGTACGAGTCCTGCGGATACGAGGAGCGCGAACGGGTGCCGCAGGGCGACGGCACCGCCCAGGTCTTCCTCCGCAAGCGGCTGCGAGGTTAA
- a CDS encoding Dps family protein: MADTKSTKTSSSRSKDGAAKAGVKTTRQQNAEKGFTASPTLAANLQAVLVDLLELSLQGKQAHWNVVGRNFRDTHRQLDEIIEDARTFSDTIAERMRALHAVPDGRSATIAKTTTLPEFPTGEVSTTETIDLVTARLEAAVGTMRDVHDAVDEEDPTSADLLHAVIERLEQFAWMVSAENRSPAGR; the protein is encoded by the coding sequence ATGGCAGACACGAAGTCCACGAAGACCAGCAGCTCCCGCAGCAAGGACGGGGCGGCGAAGGCCGGCGTCAAGACCACGCGCCAGCAGAACGCGGAGAAGGGGTTCACGGCATCCCCGACCCTCGCGGCGAACCTGCAGGCCGTGCTCGTCGATCTGCTCGAGCTCTCGCTGCAGGGCAAGCAGGCGCATTGGAACGTCGTCGGACGGAACTTCCGCGACACCCACCGGCAGCTCGACGAGATCATCGAGGACGCCCGGACGTTCAGCGACACCATCGCGGAGCGCATGCGCGCGCTGCACGCCGTCCCCGACGGCCGCAGCGCCACGATCGCGAAGACGACCACGCTGCCGGAGTTCCCGACCGGCGAGGTGTCCACGACGGAGACCATCGACCTCGTGACCGCGCGCCTCGAGGCCGCGGTCGGGACGATGCGCGACGTGCACGACGCCGTCGACGAGGAGGACCCGACGTCCGCCGATCTGCTGCACGCCGTCATCGAGCGGCTGGAGCAGTTCGCCTGGATGGTGAGCGCGGAGAACCGCAGTCCCGCCGGTCGCTGA
- a CDS encoding DUF6328 family protein, translating into MRAEPPGAADERDDRDDGRDETPNERADRNWEELLQELRVMQTGTQILTGFLLAVAFQPRFTDMDEFQRDLYVVLVALAALATILALAPVGIHRALFGSRLKPELVRTAARLVKIDLFVIGALTIGVTTLIIDFTVSRTAGIIALVASLVLVVGLWMALPGRLRRARARARSHDGPPPPSA; encoded by the coding sequence ATGAGAGCAGAACCCCCTGGCGCCGCGGACGAGCGCGACGACCGCGACGACGGCCGCGACGAGACCCCGAACGAGCGCGCGGACCGCAACTGGGAGGAGCTGCTGCAGGAGCTGCGGGTCATGCAGACCGGCACCCAGATCCTCACCGGATTCCTTCTGGCGGTGGCCTTCCAGCCGCGCTTCACCGACATGGACGAGTTCCAGCGCGATTTGTACGTCGTCCTCGTGGCCCTCGCCGCTCTCGCGACGATCCTCGCCCTCGCCCCCGTCGGCATCCACCGGGCCCTGTTCGGCAGCCGGCTGAAGCCCGAGCTCGTCCGGACGGCGGCGCGGCTGGTGAAGATCGACCTGTTCGTGATCGGCGCCCTCACGATCGGCGTCACGACCCTCATCATCGACTTCACGGTCAGCCGGACCGCCGGGATCATCGCGCTCGTCGCGTCCCTCGTGCTCGTGGTCGGACTGTGGATGGCGCTGCCCGGCCGGCTGCGGCGCGCCCGAGCGCGGGCGCGATCACACGACGGACCGCCGCCCCCGTCGGCGTGA
- a CDS encoding 1-acyl-sn-glycerol-3-phosphate acyltransferase, translating into MLRRFLARVYWAVSRWTLVADAAPTRPTVLIGAPHTSNWDFVLMLAIAWRLGIEVHWLGKKSLFRGWRGPIMRGLGGIAVDRADPARIVGEVVDQVHAGTVFGLVVTPDGTRGGNEYWKSGFYRIARATGMPVTLGFVDRHTMTTGLGPTIDLTGDVAADMDRIRAFYADKHGVRPERRTEPRLREETAERPEG; encoded by the coding sequence ATGCTCCGACGATTCCTCGCCCGCGTGTACTGGGCCGTCAGCCGGTGGACCCTCGTCGCCGACGCCGCCCCCACGCGGCCGACCGTCCTTATCGGCGCCCCGCACACCTCGAACTGGGACTTCGTGCTCATGCTCGCGATCGCCTGGCGGCTGGGCATCGAGGTGCACTGGCTGGGCAAGAAGAGCCTGTTCCGCGGCTGGCGCGGCCCGATCATGCGCGGCCTCGGCGGCATCGCCGTCGACCGGGCGGATCCGGCACGCATCGTCGGCGAGGTCGTGGACCAAGTGCACGCCGGGACCGTGTTCGGCCTCGTCGTCACCCCCGACGGCACCCGCGGCGGCAACGAGTACTGGAAGAGCGGCTTCTACCGGATCGCGCGTGCCACCGGCATGCCGGTCACCCTCGGCTTCGTCGACCGCCACACGATGACGACCGGCCTCGGGCCGACGATCGACCTCACGGGAGACGTGGCCGCCGACATGGACCGGATCCGCGCGTTCTACGCCGACAAGCACGGCGTGCGTCCGGAGCGCCGCACGGAGCCGCGGCTGCGCGAGGAGACGGCCGAGCGGCCGGAGGGCTGA
- a CDS encoding carboxymuconolactone decarboxylase family protein encodes MIIHPPERTTATGHVAAMYESDLADDGIVFAHTRAMAVNPEAHAAFEALVRAVVPSIGVGVYEAATLGAARALGSAHCLLAHGRRSLRAGVVDEAGLAAFAAGDDRGFTEQEQVVIRFAARLSTDPSAMTDANTQELREAGFSDRQIVDITLAAAARNYFSRALLALAVPVEEVSGLDPALAAALTHASAAEPPGDR; translated from the coding sequence ATGATCATCCACCCGCCCGAACGGACCACCGCGACCGGGCATGTCGCGGCGATGTACGAGAGCGACCTCGCCGACGACGGGATCGTGTTCGCACACACCCGGGCCATGGCCGTGAACCCCGAAGCCCACGCCGCCTTCGAGGCGCTCGTCCGCGCGGTCGTCCCCTCGATCGGCGTGGGAGTCTACGAAGCCGCGACCCTCGGTGCGGCACGGGCCCTCGGTTCCGCACACTGTCTGCTCGCCCACGGCCGCCGCTCCCTCCGCGCGGGAGTCGTCGACGAGGCGGGACTCGCCGCCTTCGCTGCCGGAGACGACCGCGGTTTCACGGAGCAGGAGCAGGTCGTGATCCGCTTCGCCGCACGCCTGTCGACGGATCCGTCGGCGATGACCGATGCGAACACGCAGGAGCTGCGCGAGGCGGGGTTCAGCGACCGGCAGATCGTGGACATCACCCTGGCGGCGGCGGCGCGCAACTACTTCAGCAGGGCATTGCTCGCGCTGGCCGTCCCCGTCGAGGAGGTCTCCGGGCTGGACCCCGCTCTCGCCGCGGCGCTCACGCACGCCTCCGCGGCCGAGCCGCCAGGTGATCGATAG
- a CDS encoding MDR family MFS transporter yields MSAVDTGSITTPPASSGGIPRKDMRVIWLLLVAAFVAILNETTMGIAIPHLNTDLGIPPELGQWLTSAFMLTMAVVIPTTGFILQRFTTRQVFIAAMTAFSLGTLVALVAPGFSVLLVGRVIQAAGTGIMMPLLMTTIMNVVPAQSRGRMMGRVGLVISLAPAIGPTLAGAVLDAFNWRALFAIVLPIALISLGMGAKWMTNLGETRKAPLDVLSIPLAALGFGGIVFGLSQFGGEGGAGGTTGVIALVVGAVSLALFVWRQLVLQRVDDALLDLRVFRSANFSLAVIIMTILALSMFGTLTLLPQYLQNVAGLSALESGLILLPGSVLMGLLGPIMGRVYDAKGTRPLLIPGTILVSASLFFYSTVGEHTVWWLLIIVQAAMSVGLAMSFTPLFSSSLGSLHRSLYSHGSAVLNTLQQVGGAAGVALLTVTYSAILHAGEDEGLSRAVAGAPGARTAFLIAAIISLAAVALSPLVRKPADDIGDAAHGGH; encoded by the coding sequence ATGTCTGCCGTCGATACCGGCTCCATCACGACGCCCCCCGCATCGAGCGGGGGCATCCCCCGCAAGGACATGCGGGTCATCTGGCTGCTGCTCGTCGCCGCCTTCGTCGCCATCCTCAACGAGACGACGATGGGCATCGCGATCCCGCACCTGAACACCGATCTCGGCATCCCGCCCGAGCTCGGGCAGTGGCTGACGAGCGCGTTCATGCTCACCATGGCGGTGGTCATCCCGACCACCGGCTTCATCCTGCAGCGCTTCACGACGCGACAGGTCTTCATCGCCGCGATGACGGCCTTCTCGCTCGGCACGCTCGTGGCGCTCGTCGCGCCCGGGTTCTCCGTGCTGCTCGTGGGTCGCGTGATCCAGGCCGCCGGCACCGGCATCATGATGCCGCTGCTGATGACGACGATCATGAACGTCGTGCCCGCGCAGTCGCGCGGCCGCATGATGGGTCGCGTCGGCCTCGTCATCTCGCTCGCGCCCGCCATCGGCCCCACGCTCGCGGGCGCCGTGCTCGACGCGTTCAACTGGCGCGCGCTGTTCGCGATCGTGCTTCCCATCGCCCTGATCTCGCTCGGCATGGGGGCGAAGTGGATGACGAACCTCGGCGAGACCCGCAAGGCTCCGCTCGACGTGCTGTCCATCCCGCTCGCGGCGCTCGGTTTCGGCGGCATCGTCTTCGGCCTCAGCCAGTTCGGCGGCGAAGGCGGTGCGGGCGGCACGACCGGCGTCATCGCCCTGGTCGTCGGCGCCGTCTCGCTCGCCCTCTTCGTCTGGCGCCAGCTCGTGCTGCAGCGGGTGGACGACGCGCTGCTCGACCTGCGCGTGTTCCGTTCGGCGAACTTCTCGCTGGCCGTCATCATCATGACGATCCTGGCGCTGTCGATGTTCGGCACGCTCACGCTGCTGCCGCAGTACCTGCAGAACGTCGCCGGACTCAGCGCTCTGGAGTCGGGCCTCATCCTGCTCCCCGGTTCGGTGCTGATGGGTCTCCTCGGACCGATCATGGGTCGCGTGTACGACGCGAAGGGCACCCGACCGCTGCTCATCCCCGGCACGATCCTCGTCTCGGCCTCGCTCTTCTTCTACTCGACGGTCGGCGAGCACACCGTGTGGTGGCTGCTGATCATCGTGCAGGCGGCCATGTCGGTGGGCCTCGCGATGTCGTTCACGCCCCTCTTCTCCTCGTCGCTGGGGTCGCTGCACCGTTCGCTGTACTCGCACGGCTCGGCCGTGCTGAACACGCTGCAGCAGGTCGGCGGCGCCGCCGGCGTCGCGCTGCTCACGGTCACGTACTCGGCCATCCTGCACGCCGGCGAGGACGAGGGCCTGTCGCGGGCGGTGGCGGGTGCCCCCGGTGCGCGGACGGCGTTCCTCATCGCGGCGATCATCTCGCTCGCCGCGGTCGCGCTCAGCCCGCTGGTGCGCAAGCCCGCCGACGACATCGGCGACGCGGCGCACGGCGGTCACTGA